One genomic region from Bactrocera tryoni isolate S06 chromosome 3, CSIRO_BtryS06_freeze2, whole genome shotgun sequence encodes:
- the LOC120771089 gene encoding H/ACA ribonucleoprotein complex subunit 4, whose translation MADIEIKKEKKKKKIKEEPIDADDLGVLQKSGDFSVKPSEKSVKLDASQWPLLLKNFDKLNVRTNHYTPLPHGSSPLNRDIKEYMKSGFINLDKPSNPSSHEVVAWIKKILKVEKTGHSGTLDPKVTGCLIVCIDRATRLVKSQQSAGKEYVAIFKLHSPVESVAKVRQGLEKLRGALFQRPPLISAVKRQLRVRTVYDSKLLDYDEARNMGVFWVSCEAGSYIRTMCVHLGLVLGVGGQMLELRRVRSGIQSERDGMVTMHDVLDAMYLYENHKDESMLRRVIKPLEGLLVNHKRIIMKDSSVNAVCYGAKIMLPGVLRYEDGIEIDQEIVIVTTKGEAICLAIAQMTTATMASCDHGVVAKIKRVIMERDTYPRKWGLGPKASAKKALIAAGKLDKYGRPNENTPKEWLTGFVDYNAKKPAAAVAPQNTTPSHGGSTEEGKKRKLSVTSQDENTGSVVPADIEKSEKKKKKKHKSDKEAPEETVVVEEGAEVTEKKEKKKKKKKDKDREKEAEE comes from the exons aaatcaaaaaggaaaagaaaaagaagaaaattaaggAAGAGCCAATTGATGCGGATGATCTTGGAGTGCTACAAAAATCTGGCGACTTTTCTGTGAAGCCATCTGAAAAATCTGTGAAGTTAGATGCTTCGCAATGGCCtttgttgttgaaaaatttcGATAAGCTGAATGTGCGTACCAACCACTATACACCTTTACCTCATGGCTCTTCTCCACTTAATAGAGATATTAAAGAATATATGAAGTCTGGTTTCATTAATTTGGATAAACCATCTAATCCAAGTTCACACGAAGTTGTCGCCTGGATAAAGAAAATTCTAAAAGTTGAGAAAACTGGACATTCTGGAACATTGGATCCAAAAGTGACAG GTTGTCTTATTGTGTGTATTGATCGCGCAACACGCCTAGTTAAGTCACAACAAAGTGCTGGTAAAGAATACGTTGCCATATTCAAGCTACATTCGCCAGTGGAGTCGGTAGCAAAAGTTCGTCAAGGATTGGAAAAATTGCGTGGTGCACTCTTCCAACGACCACCTTTAATTTCAGCAGTCAAAAGACAATTGCGTGTTCGTACAGTTTATGATAGCAAACTCTTGGATTATGATGAGGCTCGTAATATGG GTGTTTTTTGGGTTAGCTGTGAGGCGGGTTCGTATATTCGTACCATGTGCGTACACTTGGGCTTAGTGCTAGGAGTTGGTGGCCAAATGTTAGAACTGAGACGTGTACGTTCTGGTATACAGTCTGAGCGTGATGGCATGGTGACGATGCACGATGTCTTGGATGCTATGTACCTGTATGAAAATCACAAAGACGAGTCGATGTTGCGACGAGTAATCAAGCCATTAGAAGGTTTACTTGTTAACCACAAACGCATTATAATGAAAGACAGCTCG GTCAACGCTGTTTGCTACGGTGCGAAAATCATGTTGCCCGGTGTGTTACGTTATGAGGATGGTATTGAAATTGATCAAGAAATTGTCATCGTCACAACAAAGGGTGAAGCAATTTGTTTGGCCATTGCACAaatgacaacagcaacaatggcaTCATGTGATCACGGTGTCGTAGCTAAGATCAAACGTGTTATCATGGAGAGAGATACATATCCGCGTAAATGGGGCCTAGGACCTAAAGCTTCAGCAAAGAAAGCACTTATTGCGGCAGGAAAATTGGATAAGTATGGACGTCCGAATGAAAATACACCCAAGGAGTGGTTAACCGGCTTCGTTGATTACAATGCAAAGAAGCCTGCGGCAGCTGTAGCGCCACAAAATACAACGCCAAGCCATGGTGGCAGTACAGAGGAGGGTAAAAAG cgcAAATTGAGCGTGACCAGCCAAGATGAGAACACTGGATCCGTGGTACCAGCTGATATTGAAAAGTccgaaaagaagaagaagaagaagcataaaTCCGATAAAGAGGCTCCCGAAGAAACAGTAGTGGTGGAAGAGGGAGCGGAGGTGAcagaaaagaaagagaaaaagaagaagaagaagaaggacaAAGATAGAGAAAAAGAAGCTGAGGAATGA